One Gossypium hirsutum isolate 1008001.06 chromosome A08, Gossypium_hirsutum_v2.1, whole genome shotgun sequence genomic window, TTAAAAAgaagtataaaatatattaacatcCTAATTAAAACCATCATCCCCCAATGCGAACCCGATCACAGATTAGCACCTCTATTCTTACCCTCCGCCTaccattataaattaaccaaatatTTTTGCCAACATAAAATCCCCTTCCACACCGCGTAGACCAAAACCTTCTTAGCTGTATCATCTGCCCAGAGAAGTAGAACTCATTGATAATTCTCCCTTTATTTTATCAACTATAAAGCAACCACCGGcccaacccaacccaaaataCTATTACTGCTACTCCTCCGTCTTCCTCAGAACTTCAGTCAGACATACAGAGAGAGAGATGAACAGTTTTGAACCTCAAAGACATGACTCCTTGAAAAGGAGATGGCAAGACAAAAGATTAACCAACATCAACACCTCCTCCAGATTTGTTGCTTCTCCAGCCCCACCTTACTCTTCTTCTGCTCCCTTAACCTTGACGCCTAACCCTAGTTATAACAGGCGTTTCCCTTGTCTCGACGATGATTATCTTGTCTCCACCGTCGTGCCCCCAGTGACTGTGGTGCTTGAAGGCCGTTCCATCTGTCAGCGCATCAGTCTCCATAAGCATGCAAGCTACCATAGCCTTGCAAAGGCTCTCAGGCAAATGTTCGTGGACGGAAACGACGATGAAATCACCTCCGAGAATGACCTTGATCTTTCCAATGCTGTTCCTGGTCACCTCATTGCCTATGAAGATATGGAAAACGATCTTCTTCTCGCCGGAGATCTTAACTGGAAGTACGTTTTACAGACTACTTTATTGATTCCAAAAACTTTGAAATTGAAGTTCAACCcagaattattaattttttttttctatttctctccctttttttttattatggttaaggctttaaaaattattgtattgtatatatgtgtggaaATGAACAGGGATTTTGTACGCGTAGCGAAGAGAATTCGGATACTGCCAGCGAAGGAGAATTCAAGGAAAGAATGAACAGGGACAGTGTTGGGTTTTGGCATCCTTTATAGTAATATGCTTTATTTCTCTTTGTGATGATCGTGGatgaacttatatatatatctgaaaatataaagaaaatcaaGAAGCAAATTAAAGCTCATTTTGCTGTGGGATTTTGAAATGTTCTCTCATGGTCCTTGATCCTGAAGGATACCTTTTACCTTAAAAAAGAGTTCTAATTGTAGCCtcccttcttttgtttttttaatagaaCTTCCTTTTTATCATACAATTTCAGATGAAGCGACTTCTTGCATAGGGATGTACATATATCTTAAATTAAGTGCCCAATTTGCGTAAGTTGGAAGATTGTCCGAATAGAGACAAAATTTCAATGTCCTAAGTTTATTacttattattcttattttttgacACAATCGTCATTAATTTTATAAGCTTTCTAGAGTGCTAGACTGctgtatttttttgtttaaagcgTACGACCATAAGAAAGAGAACAAACAGCTCCTGTTAATCTGCTTACATTACATTTGTCTCGGTtgcttcttttcttctttattaCAACTACCCCTTTAATCTAGTATGGGActagggtttttcctaataaaagaGGGGGTAATGAGGATACAGGAAGTCTAGAGGTCGAGAATAACTATAGAAGAAGGTTGGATATCTGCTATTTATATAATGGAAAgagggttttttttcttttttaaatctgTATAGttgctttaaaatttaaatatgatgtCTTTAAAAACAATACAAATATGCTTATTGTTTATATCTGAAGGAATATCTAAATCGctaaatatttgaatatagcgtataaaaaaaattaaataaaagttttaagAATAAAAACGGATAATAGTttctatatttaaatttgaatctattttcataataataaaatgaattcaAATAACAGATATCTGTAAAGAATAGATACCAGTAACTAATATCTAAACAtgctattaataataattaaattatctacatccatattattttaatttgaaaaagaataaattaaagatatataaatattgaaCCTTGTATGTTTACTTGATGGTCTGGATTCAAATTATGTTAGATGCATTATTGTTAGAACTTTGCTTTCctgttataattttttattgctATCCTTAGTGGAGATTTGAGTGTCAAACCAATTAAACATTATTTTCCTTCAAAAGTAATTATATGAATGGCTCGGATTCTACGAGAGTTTCTTAGAATTGGGTAGGCTTTAATATGTTGGTTTACTTGGTAATTCAATTTATCATATGTTTTCTCCTAGCTAATCAGTTATGACGCTTTAGTTTAATGCAAAGAAGAaagagtttgaaaattttgaaaatttaattctaattatgtGTAAGTATGATATTTATTGTCGAggtatttcaaatattttattttattattatttttttggtaataaagaaaaagcaaaaacGCACCCAGATTACATGAAACAATTCCTAGCATACGATTGCCCTAGTCGACCTCCTGAAATCAAATTGCCAATGCCTACTGGTGGTGGGTTATATAGAGTAAGTCTCATATCAGCTTGTAGTCGCAGCTTAGCCAAGAAATCATCGACTACACTGGAGTCCCTGTAAAAATGTTTGAAACGGATATTCCATCGTCAACTGTTTAGTGATGCTTTCCTCACCAAAGCCACATCGTTGTCTTCTGCTTGGACACCGATAACCAACTAACCTCTTTATTATCACTATCAACAATCAAATTTCGAACTCCCAGCTCTTATGCTGGCATCGAGTCATCAAGAATAGTCCACAACTAAGTTTGGAAAATAGAATTGATGTTGAGTTTCTGCACTACCCCATCTTCAGGTGGCCTAGTTCATCCCTGAAAGTACCCCCTAATCCAGTCTTGAATTCACCTAAAGTGCAAGAACAACATAGTGTAACACTCTTCACTCAATCCAGACTACTATTAGATATATGATGTTACATTAGTCACTGAAGTGATGCatacaaatcaaatcaaatagatTCATGCAATGTACATTATTAAAGAGTCAAGTTCAACATGATAACATGTACATTTGATAACCATAAATAATTATAGTGTCATGGATGAAAATGAACTTTAAGCGGGATTTAAAATGACATTTGGGGTCCAAAATACACAAAATGGGAGAAAGGTATTGATACGTGGAATCCATGTTCCAAAACAAGTAACAAAATTTCAACCAGTTAATTAGTTCAAAGGGTAAATGTACTGGTATATCAGGAGATGTACTGGTACTAGGATGGCATGTATTGACACATGCCTCCTCTATTTCAAAAGTTTAGTTACCAATTTCAATGTATCACAACATTGAAGGCAATGTAGTGATACTTTATATGAGGTACTGATACATGGATATGAGGCTCGAATACCCCGTACCAGAAACCTAGAAATATAGATCAATTTGTCATCCAACCATCCTAAACTTGCATATAAGTGAACCAACACCCAACCTAAGTTATTCCAGCAAAATTTGAATACAAAAACAGTATCAAAACACCATAGTTCATTCTCGCAAAcataataaatcaaaatttggTCACCTAAGTAAAATGACATATACatcatatcaacttgcataatatCCAATTCGATCCAAAAGATAAAATATGTACTACCTTATACTCAACCCAATCGCCAAGTCCGGGTATCCAATGTTACAATCAACTTGAATATTTAACAAAGATTCTAATGTAGTTTAATTACGTACTTAGACAattctcaaatttcaaaatttgataccTTATATACCTAATAGTTATTTACAAATTTAGAACTTGTACTCTAATGCAAACATACCCAACTTAATCCCAGAGGTGTGGCCTCTAAAGGTGCCCCTTTATATACATGAAACAGCTATAGCGCCCAACACTAGTAATTTGGTGGTGTCTCGCTTGGTCCCACCACTCAATCCTCGAGTCTTCATCTACCCTGCATACCAATAGCAAATTTCCGAAGTtcgtaagaacttagtgagatccTATTCATTGTATTCAGAGGAGacttcttaaaatttaaaaaggacGAGAATTTTATGCACAGACGTAAACTCTCTGATTTACGTAGGAGAATTCATAAACTTCACTGGCGTAACCAATGCCTTATCTTCTCAAAGCCAACTGCTGATGGACATACCCACCAACCACACCCATGTTCTATCAAATCCTATTTCTTATGAATCTTGACCTTGTTTATTGTTATTCTAGTATCTCATTATACCCTTCATTGTATGTCTCATCATTGAATACCCACAATTGCTGACACGGATTGACTACTCTATTGGTGTTATAACCAAGACTTCATAATAGCATTGGATCCTCTTATTGGTCTCTTTAATCCACTCTGACCCCGTAACGATTCATCGTATTATTTTGGCGATAATATAATTTTCAACTTAACCTATTCTTGATCCTTTTTCCTATTTAATGACTCTTTCAAATATCCTCTTTTGCagatttgaatgtgataatgaacactcccttttttttttctcctggGCCGATTCGACCCCACAATGTAACCCTAAAGTACTTGTTCACCTTAGTCCAATATTTTAAGAAACCTTAGTTAGTGGGTAGTTCCCAATGGACTATCTCTTGTTAGGtatccctgtaacaccccttacccgtgtttgacgcAGGAACAGGgtagaggcattaccgaacttaatcactaatcatcgtataaaaactgattcataatttcactctaatttaaaactttttcaaacacattcaagttgtcccttaaaaagagcttacaaggcccatatcatgctttaaaacctttatatatcgatcaatagtttgatagtgtgatttaacctccagcgacctccaactcgagctaacatctgcgacactataggaaaaaggaaaggaagggagtaagcattatagcttagtaagtaagtatgtaaatattaataaacaatacattatcatactttaaacaaagtcacaatatgttcccagaatattaccatcacaaacacacatactttcactattacaatcataaacaggttcaaaataagctgtctagtagagtaccagcaactaaattatttatttctggagctacaaaacACTCCAAATTACAAATCGTTAATTTTcattgaaactagattcacatatattcttaccataaaatatttagaatttttggtctagccaattagtacagtttattcattgaagttacccctgtttcactgctcaactgttccgaccactcttcactacgaatcaattttctcctcttatagaattcaaaggatgttctcatttatttcatttgaaagtagactcattaaggatttcaagcatataaattatatcctataattatttttttacaatttttaatgatttttccaagtcagaatagggatcacgtagtcattctaaACCAGtatctcaaaaacttaaatatctcataatatagaattccttttcttgctctgtttcttttatataaaaccagactcattaagctttaatttcatatctcattaagcctctaattaaattcctactattttttgtgatttttcaaagtcacgtcattgctactgtccaaaacagttttattgctaattcactctttcactctttcacactttctttgtattaacctcattttaacatacatatcacaaatcattttcacgacatttcatacatcacaattATAGGCTCATgattacaaggtcaccataaaatcatcctcatgtataacttactagtttataaccttaccacatcccggtcacttaatgaacatatcattcacataaccaagttcttgcacttattcatcacaaaactcacaaagcagtACATAAtaagtctcccgttgaacacttcggatcaatcctcgatacttggtggtttcagcacatagctccacctatcatatagttcggctttcttgtacacatggtgaacacttagtaccacccatgtgacctagccagtttatctcgtagctctcttgtctacatggtgtccttcacctggaaccacgcatgcgacctagctacatatattccgtagctctcttgtctacatggtgtacacatagtatcacccatgcgacctagcttcatcataatgtctcgtagctctcttatacacatgatgtgcactcagcaccatacatgtgacctagctacataccatctgtatcatccaatcccaaccgggatttctctctcttttccaacaatttcaccaatcaagtaattatcaacagacatatttccaatattattataaaatatcataatacaagtaaaattgatgtattacttacttataaacttacatctcatttaataccaaggcaataatattaaattacacattgcattattaaaaatcatatgaacttacaattgctcataatatccataatcatagaaatcacatttatgtatgataattcaatgcacttcatgtaccatagacatatttttaaatcaattcataaacttggcaccataaacatttaatttaacataattcagttaattcactaaatttaactttcaaatataaattagaaCATTATTacagtattattatcataccaacttacatactttctcatttccatgtcgaattaatattgaacatttaaatcatcataattatacttacttttaACACCTcagcaatcatagtaaatatataaattttacattgaaacatgcataaattaatgcttattatacatatgaacttacctcgatactaaaacggcaaatttaccaactttcctaattttcgatttttctcccattctaggttcaaatctcgttttccaggatctaaaacatcatattttacttatttaattaatatactattcaaaatagtccttaactcaaacttttcaaaattacaattttgcccctaaacttttgcatatttacactttttcccctaggcttgggaattaaaattcatcccttattcttatgttttatgacatgctgatcatttttcccttctatggcaacatcaaattctcactctaacacatagttatcaacaataacaacttttaccgattaagccgttttactcatttttgcttaaaaccgcttatcaaaagttgtttaacataatttcagccttcatattctaccataaaacatcaaaataaacacatttcacctatgggtatttttccaaatatgaaccctagcttaaattattgctagaataagcttaattaagttactgggattccaaaaaagtaaagaacttgaaaaacggggctagaagagacttactattgagcttggaaagcttgaaaaccttaGACATGGCTTCTCCCATGCTAATCTCGGCCTCCAtaaaaaagatgagtcaattttggctttgttttccctttttatttcttttaattaccaaatgactaaaatacccttaaggcctttctttaaaattttgtcctattcatgcccatttttgtccaaacgaaatataatggtctaattcccaTTTAAGTACCTCCTATTTAaaaccccatttcaatcaagtacttatgaattagaacacatattttgcaacttttgcaatttagtcctaaaagtccaattaagcactttatcagtaaaatttcttacacaatattttaatcaataaataaaccttaaaacttaatcagaataaatttttcgacttcgaattcgtggttctaaaaccatcgttctgtttaggccctaaatcgggttgttacagcaacttctgcaaataagccctaataggcaaattaaacatgcaatctataaaatttcttatcaatactctaacacatgcatctaatcactcggtaaatcataaaaattaatcgaaataaacttttctatctcagatttgtggtttcgcaaccactattctatttaggccctatttcgagatgttacaatccCTAAGCGGCCTTTACCATTGGTAATCCCAAATGGTCTTCCCCGTGTTATATAGTCCTGATGGACTTCGTTTCCTCTTCTATTTTCCAACGGACTTCTCATATAAATTAGGCCGAAAAAGCATCcacttttttagaaaaatcccAGCAGATACTTTTACTAAAATAGTCATTGGAAG contains:
- the LOC107952618 gene encoding auxin-responsive protein IAA33, giving the protein MNSFEPQRHDSLKRRWQDKRLTNINTSSRFVASPAPPYSSSAPLTLTPNPSYNRRFPCLDDDYLVSTVVPPVTVVLEGRSICQRISLHKHASYHSLAKALRQMFVDGNDDEITSENDLDLSNAVPGHLIAYEDMENDLLLAGDLNWKDFVRVAKRIRILPAKENSRKE